Proteins from one Planctomyces sp. SH-PL62 genomic window:
- a CDS encoding S8 family serine peptidase, producing MATQLRSSGRRRLQLGSTSALTASICASVLLVAISGRAGDGPTSSTAHPNDPMFSEQWYLYPPGDEHGAPGSLNAVEAWGHIRPAKPVAVALLDGGVNYKHPDLAANIWKNEREKPNGEDDDGNGYVDDLWGWDFAYEKNDPTSHPVPSIPDQHDHGTALAGLMAAVPDNGIGIVGVGRHVRVMNLRVAGSPEFEVREPVDLQTAFARAVRYAVRNGARVIACAFGQFERPTPDVEAALKEAERAGVLFLKSAGNAGRNIDDIPDYSWLASYSNVLFVGGTTRDGSLAPILNFGRRVGVVVPSSELVYPSFDGYAKFEGPRSSFSVAIVAGVAATLLSQEPGLTPPQVIARLKEASVVEPGMEAKIGGGRLDMAKLFRP from the coding sequence ATGGCGACGCAGCTCCGAAGCAGTGGAAGGCGAAGGTTGCAGCTTGGGTCGACCTCGGCGCTTACTGCATCCATATGTGCGTCAGTGTTGCTGGTCGCCATCTCTGGGAGAGCCGGCGATGGGCCGACCAGCTCCACGGCCCATCCGAACGACCCGATGTTCTCCGAGCAGTGGTATCTGTATCCACCGGGCGATGAGCATGGCGCTCCGGGCAGCCTGAACGCCGTCGAAGCCTGGGGTCACATTAGGCCGGCCAAGCCGGTCGCCGTCGCGTTGCTCGACGGCGGCGTCAATTACAAGCACCCGGATCTCGCGGCGAACATCTGGAAAAATGAGCGCGAGAAGCCCAACGGCGAGGACGACGACGGCAACGGATACGTCGACGACCTCTGGGGCTGGGACTTCGCGTACGAGAAGAACGACCCGACGAGCCATCCGGTGCCGTCGATCCCCGATCAGCACGACCACGGCACCGCGCTTGCCGGCCTGATGGCCGCGGTGCCGGATAATGGGATCGGTATCGTCGGAGTCGGCCGGCACGTTCGGGTCATGAATCTGCGAGTCGCCGGCTCGCCCGAGTTCGAAGTTCGAGAACCTGTCGACCTGCAGACGGCGTTCGCACGGGCCGTTCGGTATGCCGTACGCAACGGGGCCAGGGTCATCGCCTGCGCCTTCGGCCAATTCGAACGCCCCACACCAGATGTCGAAGCGGCGCTCAAAGAGGCCGAGAGGGCTGGCGTGCTGTTCCTGAAGTCGGCCGGGAACGCCGGCCGGAACATCGACGATATTCCCGACTATTCGTGGTTGGCGAGCTACTCCAACGTGTTATTCGTCGGAGGAACCACACGCGACGGTTCCCTCGCACCCATCCTCAATTTTGGCCGACGAGTAGGGGTCGTGGTGCCGAGTTCCGAGTTGGTCTATCCGTCGTTCGACGGTTACGCCAAGTTCGAAGGGCCGCGATCGAGCTTTTCCGTGGCCATAGTCGCCGGGGTAGCTGCCACATTGCTGTCCCAGGAACCTGGCCTGACCCCACCGCAAGTCATTGCGCGACTGAAAGAAGCCTCGGTGGTCGAGCCGGGTATGGAAGCCAAGATCGGCGGAGGCCGCTTAGATATGGCCAAGCTCTTCAGGCCGTAA
- the rpsR gene encoding 30S ribosomal protein S18, with protein sequence MPRKKFGRNRKNRCRFCTREGCPRPAYVDYKDIGLLKKLCTNQSKMFSRKRSGNCAAFQRASSAAVKRARFMALLPYVGE encoded by the coding sequence ATGCCCCGTAAGAAGTTCGGACGCAACCGCAAGAATCGCTGCCGGTTCTGCACCCGCGAGGGCTGCCCCCGCCCGGCCTATGTCGACTACAAGGACATCGGCCTCCTGAAGAAGCTGTGCACCAACCAGAGCAAGATGTTCTCCCGCAAGCGGAGCGGCAATTGCGCCGCCTTCCAGCGGGCGTCCAGCGCCGCCGTCAAGCGGGCCCGCTTCATGGCCCTCCTGCCGTACGTCGGCGAGTGA
- a CDS encoding PEP-CTERM sorting domain-containing protein, translating to MTMRFLRTSALPLLALSLIAATIPTTRAAQVAATRAESTSYTISVSGVNGKPGASRTGSAGLAAYYSKISDSSQNGYNSAYGATGAHSGEIRTFCVDLRQEMNGNPTKFDYATVSNTSASALPDAQSPEWTRDLGRVGWLVANYSAGLVGGGFGWTGSALAGLNDEQRTAALQGAITVAEYGATGFSITGGSTANNTLVKNAITALVAASLGQSTLVGFIDYSIQANGSTAGFKNQDQAFAVPGSNVAAVPEPSTFAIAGLGALAFMGYGLRRRQAPAPTA from the coding sequence ATGACGATGCGATTCTTGCGAACCAGCGCCCTGCCGCTGCTCGCCCTTTCCCTGATCGCGGCGACGATCCCGACCACCCGCGCCGCCCAGGTCGCGGCGACGCGCGCTGAAAGCACCAGCTATACGATCTCGGTGTCCGGGGTCAATGGGAAGCCCGGCGCCAGCCGTACCGGCTCGGCAGGCCTCGCCGCGTACTATTCCAAGATCTCGGACTCGAGCCAGAACGGCTACAACTCCGCCTACGGCGCCACTGGGGCCCACTCCGGCGAGATCCGGACCTTCTGCGTCGACCTGCGGCAAGAGATGAACGGCAATCCCACGAAGTTCGATTACGCCACGGTCTCCAACACGAGCGCCTCCGCTCTCCCCGACGCCCAGTCGCCGGAGTGGACCCGCGACCTGGGCCGGGTCGGCTGGCTCGTGGCCAACTACAGCGCGGGCCTCGTCGGAGGAGGCTTCGGCTGGACGGGGTCGGCCCTCGCCGGGCTGAACGACGAGCAGCGGACGGCCGCCCTCCAGGGGGCCATCACGGTGGCCGAGTATGGGGCCACCGGGTTCTCGATCACCGGCGGCAGCACCGCCAACAACACCTTGGTGAAGAACGCCATCACCGCCCTGGTCGCCGCGTCCCTCGGCCAGTCCACCTTGGTCGGGTTCATCGATTACAGCATCCAGGCCAACGGCTCCACGGCCGGTTTCAAGAACCAGGACCAGGCGTTCGCGGTCCCCGGCTCCAACGTGGCGGCGGTCCCCGAGCCCTCGACGTTCGCGATCGCGGGGCTCGGCGCCCTGGCGTTCATGGGCTACGGCCTCCGCCGTCGGCAGGCCCCCGCCCCGACGGCCTGA
- a CDS encoding 2-isopropylmalate synthase: MTSPQSSAPSSSSSPAPGDDRIRIFDTTLRDGEQSPGASMNLAEKLEIARALAGMGVDVIEAGFPIASIGDFEAVRAIAAEVAGSTVCGLARCNDRDIDRAWEAVQFAQQPRIHVFLATSPIHREHKLRMSREQVVERAVAGVRRAVALSHDVEFSPEDAGRTEPEFLREVIEAVIEAGATTVNIPDTVGYLMPAQYAAMIRDLIANVPNIGRAVVSTHCHDDLGMAVANSLAGVEAGARQVECTINGIGERAGNAALEEIVMAIKTRHDYFGVDTSIKTERLYPVSRMLSTITGLAVQRNKAIVGRNAFAHESGIHQDGMLKERSTYEIMRPQDVGVPRTDLVLGKHSGRHALRDRIVEMGYTLSDEQVQTVFDDFKALADKKKEIYDEDLAVLVEKHLGDVPASWQLVSLHTTAGTSVLPTATVSIRRPDGEIVQDAAIGDGPVDAIFKAFERVTGVHANLHEFVVRSVSQGKDAQGEVTLELEVESDATSFRGRAASTDIIEASALAYLNAVNAITARKDRGQVREVVGRPGAGL; the protein is encoded by the coding sequence ATGACCTCCCCGCAATCGTCGGCCCCGTCCTCGTCATCGAGCCCCGCCCCCGGGGATGACCGCATCCGGATCTTCGACACGACGCTCCGCGACGGCGAGCAGTCGCCGGGCGCGAGCATGAACCTGGCCGAGAAGCTGGAGATCGCCCGGGCCCTCGCCGGGATGGGGGTCGACGTGATCGAGGCCGGGTTCCCGATCGCCTCGATCGGCGACTTCGAGGCCGTCCGCGCCATCGCCGCCGAGGTCGCCGGCTCGACCGTCTGCGGCCTGGCCCGCTGCAACGACCGCGACATCGACCGCGCCTGGGAGGCCGTCCAGTTCGCGCAGCAGCCCCGGATCCACGTCTTCCTGGCGACCTCGCCGATCCACCGCGAGCACAAGCTGCGGATGAGCCGCGAGCAGGTCGTCGAGCGGGCCGTCGCCGGCGTACGCCGGGCCGTCGCGCTCTCGCACGACGTCGAGTTCAGCCCCGAGGACGCCGGGCGGACCGAGCCCGAATTCCTCCGCGAAGTGATCGAGGCCGTGATCGAGGCCGGGGCGACGACCGTGAACATCCCGGACACCGTCGGCTACCTGATGCCCGCCCAGTACGCGGCCATGATCCGCGACCTGATCGCCAACGTCCCCAACATCGGCCGGGCCGTCGTCAGCACCCATTGCCACGACGACCTGGGCATGGCCGTCGCCAACAGCCTGGCCGGCGTCGAGGCCGGGGCCCGGCAGGTCGAATGCACCATCAACGGCATCGGCGAACGTGCCGGGAACGCCGCCCTGGAAGAGATCGTCATGGCGATCAAGACCCGCCACGACTACTTCGGCGTCGACACCAGCATCAAGACCGAGCGGCTCTACCCGGTCAGCCGGATGCTCTCGACGATCACCGGCCTGGCAGTCCAGCGCAACAAGGCGATCGTCGGCCGCAACGCCTTCGCCCACGAGTCGGGCATCCACCAGGACGGGATGCTCAAGGAACGCTCGACCTACGAGATCATGCGCCCGCAGGACGTGGGGGTCCCCCGCACCGACCTGGTCCTGGGCAAGCACTCGGGCCGCCACGCCCTCCGCGACCGGATCGTCGAGATGGGCTACACCCTGAGCGACGAGCAGGTCCAGACCGTTTTCGACGACTTCAAGGCCCTGGCCGACAAGAAGAAGGAAATCTACGACGAGGACCTGGCCGTGCTGGTCGAGAAGCACCTGGGCGACGTCCCCGCCTCGTGGCAGCTCGTGAGCCTGCACACCACGGCCGGGACCAGCGTCCTGCCCACGGCCACCGTCTCGATCAGGCGGCCCGACGGCGAGATCGTCCAGGACGCGGCCATCGGCGACGGGCCCGTCGACGCCATCTTCAAGGCCTTCGAACGCGTCACCGGCGTCCACGCCAACCTCCACGAGTTCGTCGTCCGGAGCGTCAGCCAGGGCAAGGACGCCCAGGGCGAGGTGACCCTGGAGCTGGAAGTCGAGAGCGACGCCACCAGCTTCCGAGGCCGCGCCGCCTCCACCGACATCATCGAGGCCTCCGCCCTGGCCTACCTCAACGCCGTCAACGCCATCACCGCCCGCAAGGACCGCGGCCAGGTCCGCGAAGTCGTCGGCCGTCCCGGCGCGGGGCTGTAA
- a CDS encoding DUF1570 domain-containing protein, with protein sequence MFPTLLAALALTLQVPPPTTGVERAQELEADARAILARESEALQSLADRLTKQGETKGAAEVRKLSPPTPEGPATRLVPLPDVVEPRSGLASVAASGTDWGQDLEAIRKTAGESFFELATKAASAEPSHMARAGIALRETLARLPDHAEARRLLGYVPHDGGWAKPFAVRQLKDGNVAHPTYGWVPEDWVVHLELGELPAPAVRGKPTTWLPAAEADRLRSTWRTPWQINTEHFEIRADVPLAEAIQFGRRLEAFHDLFFALMADVVGDELPLARRFKSPSLAPDASYRPHQVVYYADRDEYHERMRPVAGEQVASESLGYYDPRGPGRGSRRPAYFFRDVDGQLPVEATLYHEVSHQLLFESAGPNAYLNNSGDYWVFEGLGTYFETVTPTKDGALEVGGLVGPRLEAALHSLGARKFQRLGDFLRQDQAAFNRDERIYVNYQQAMALTLFLMQAERGAYREPFLDYVRDAYRGRIKRGSGRSLEDRLGTPVDEIERRFRAFYAPAAGG encoded by the coding sequence ATGTTCCCAACGCTCCTCGCCGCGCTGGCCTTGACGCTCCAGGTCCCTCCGCCGACGACCGGCGTCGAGCGGGCGCAGGAGCTGGAAGCGGACGCGCGCGCGATCCTCGCTCGCGAGTCGGAAGCCCTCCAATCGCTCGCCGATCGCCTGACGAAGCAGGGCGAGACGAAAGGCGCCGCCGAGGTCCGCAAGCTGTCGCCCCCGACGCCCGAGGGGCCGGCGACGCGGCTCGTCCCGCTCCCCGACGTGGTCGAGCCCCGGAGCGGCCTGGCGAGCGTCGCGGCGTCCGGGACCGACTGGGGCCAGGATCTGGAAGCGATCCGCAAGACCGCCGGGGAGTCTTTCTTCGAGCTGGCGACGAAGGCCGCGTCCGCGGAGCCCTCTCACATGGCCCGCGCCGGGATCGCCCTCCGCGAGACCCTGGCCCGGCTCCCCGACCACGCCGAGGCCCGCCGGCTGCTCGGCTACGTCCCCCACGACGGAGGCTGGGCGAAACCGTTCGCCGTCCGCCAGCTCAAGGACGGCAACGTGGCGCACCCCACCTACGGCTGGGTCCCCGAGGACTGGGTCGTCCACCTGGAACTGGGCGAACTCCCCGCGCCGGCCGTCCGTGGGAAGCCCACGACCTGGCTCCCCGCCGCCGAGGCCGACCGCCTGCGCTCGACCTGGCGGACCCCCTGGCAGATCAACACCGAGCATTTCGAGATCCGGGCCGACGTGCCGCTCGCCGAGGCGATCCAGTTCGGCCGTCGTCTGGAAGCGTTCCACGACCTGTTCTTCGCCCTGATGGCCGACGTCGTCGGCGACGAATTGCCGCTGGCCCGGCGGTTCAAGTCGCCGTCGCTGGCGCCAGACGCGAGCTACCGCCCCCATCAGGTCGTCTATTATGCCGACCGCGACGAGTATCACGAACGGATGCGGCCCGTCGCCGGCGAGCAGGTCGCATCCGAGAGCCTCGGCTACTACGATCCTCGCGGGCCGGGACGAGGCAGCCGCCGACCGGCCTACTTCTTCCGGGACGTGGACGGCCAGCTCCCCGTCGAGGCGACCCTCTACCACGAGGTCTCGCACCAGCTCCTGTTCGAGTCGGCCGGGCCGAACGCCTACCTGAACAACTCGGGGGACTACTGGGTCTTCGAGGGCCTGGGGACCTACTTCGAGACCGTCACGCCCACCAAGGACGGCGCGCTGGAGGTCGGCGGGCTGGTCGGCCCGAGGCTGGAAGCGGCCCTGCATTCGCTGGGCGCGCGGAAGTTCCAGCGGCTCGGCGACTTCCTCCGCCAGGACCAGGCGGCGTTCAATCGCGACGAGCGCATCTACGTCAACTATCAGCAGGCGATGGCGCTGACGCTCTTCCTGATGCAGGCCGAGCGGGGCGCGTACCGCGAGCCGTTCCTGGACTATGTCCGGGATGCGTATCGCGGGCGCATCAAGCGGGGTTCGGGGCGATCGCTGGAGGACCGCCTCGGCACACCCGTCGACGAGATCGAACGCCGGTTCAGGGCGTTCTACGCCCCAGCCGCCGGGGGCTGA
- a CDS encoding Ig-like domain-containing protein: MDRRRYIPGPEGMESRMMLSTATAATAVSTAAASSNVPYTIQQKLTRIDRIPINMRATEPNRVLPESLISGIQEGMRQSISTMHGATPSSVETFNDVLRDVVSRPSLRAQDARALNNAFSQVLVSAGASTEVVDQIATNLGTLATSVNTAQGLPVFLTTNDYALVLQMTLIVGKPMPAPNAPTISRDSGTQADPRTNISRVAQPTFVGSYEARAQLQIFDDATGEVYGEAQSEANGRYSIAFNRPLAEGTYRLRIRALDEMGHVGQSSGIFNLKITTPRSPRA, encoded by the coding sequence ATGGACCGCCGCCGTTACATTCCCGGGCCGGAAGGCATGGAGAGCCGGATGATGCTCTCCACGGCGACCGCCGCCACCGCCGTCTCGACCGCCGCCGCCTCCTCGAACGTGCCGTACACGATCCAGCAGAAGCTCACGCGGATCGACCGAATCCCGATCAACATGCGAGCCACGGAGCCCAACCGGGTCTTGCCGGAGTCGCTGATCAGCGGGATCCAGGAGGGCATGCGTCAGTCGATCAGCACGATGCACGGGGCCACGCCGAGCTCGGTCGAGACGTTCAACGACGTCCTCCGAGACGTGGTCAGCCGGCCGTCGCTGCGGGCCCAGGACGCCCGGGCGCTGAACAACGCCTTCTCGCAGGTCCTCGTCTCGGCGGGGGCGTCGACCGAGGTGGTCGACCAGATCGCCACCAACCTCGGGACCCTGGCGACGTCCGTCAACACGGCTCAGGGCTTGCCGGTCTTCCTCACGACCAACGACTACGCCCTGGTGTTGCAGATGACCCTGATCGTCGGCAAGCCGATGCCGGCGCCGAACGCGCCGACGATTTCGCGGGATTCCGGGACCCAGGCCGACCCCCGGACGAACATCTCGCGGGTGGCCCAGCCGACCTTCGTCGGCTCCTACGAGGCCCGCGCCCAGTTGCAGATCTTCGACGACGCCACCGGCGAGGTCTACGGCGAAGCCCAGTCGGAAGCCAACGGTCGGTACTCGATCGCGTTCAACCGTCCGCTGGCCGAGGGGACCTACCGCCTCCGCATCCGGGCCCTCGACGAGATGGGCCACGTCGGCCAGTCCAGCGGGATCTTCAACCTCAAGATCACCACGCCCCGCAGCCCGCGCGCCTGA
- a CDS encoding SDR family oxidoreductase, with protein sequence MSSRPDRILVTGGAGFIGSHLVEALLAEGRRVRVLDDLSTGRASNLDSVRDRIEWIKAGATDLGACERAMEGVEYVFHEAAIPSVPRSVAEPLLSHASGPTATINVLEAARRAGVRRVMFAASSSAYGESETLPKVETMLPDPLSPYAAGKLAGEHYVRVYARTMGLDGVSLRYFNVFGPRQDPSSPYSGVISLFIKAMSRGERPKIYGDGLQTRDFTYVADVVRANLLAMKREKPLQGRVFNVGGGRRISLLDLIAALNSVLGTDLTPELLPPRAGDVRDSLACLKRIEGELGYKPSIDFAEGLRRTVASFVEA encoded by the coding sequence ATGAGCAGTCGACCGGATCGGATTCTCGTCACCGGGGGCGCGGGGTTCATCGGATCGCACCTGGTCGAGGCTCTCCTCGCGGAGGGCCGTCGGGTCCGCGTGCTCGACGACCTCTCGACGGGACGGGCCTCGAACCTGGATTCGGTGCGTGATCGGATCGAATGGATCAAGGCCGGCGCGACGGATCTGGGGGCGTGCGAACGGGCGATGGAAGGGGTCGAATACGTCTTCCACGAGGCGGCGATCCCGAGCGTGCCGCGGTCGGTGGCCGAGCCCCTGCTGTCGCACGCCAGCGGGCCGACCGCGACGATCAACGTGCTGGAAGCGGCGCGACGGGCGGGCGTGCGTCGGGTGATGTTCGCGGCGTCCAGCAGCGCCTACGGCGAGTCCGAGACGCTGCCGAAGGTCGAGACGATGCTCCCGGACCCGCTCAGCCCGTATGCGGCCGGGAAGCTCGCGGGGGAGCACTACGTCCGGGTCTACGCGCGGACGATGGGGCTCGATGGTGTGAGCCTGCGGTACTTCAACGTCTTCGGGCCCAGGCAGGACCCGTCGAGCCCGTACTCGGGCGTCATCTCGCTGTTCATCAAGGCGATGTCGCGCGGCGAGCGCCCGAAGATCTACGGCGACGGCCTCCAGACGCGGGATTTCACCTACGTCGCGGACGTCGTCCGGGCGAACCTGCTGGCCATGAAGCGGGAGAAGCCGCTCCAGGGCCGCGTGTTCAACGTCGGCGGCGGCCGGCGGATCAGCCTGCTCGACCTGATCGCGGCGCTGAACTCGGTCCTGGGGACGGACCTGACGCCCGAACTGCTCCCCCCGCGCGCGGGGGACGTGCGCGACTCGCTCGCCTGTTTGAAGCGGATCGAGGGGGAGCTGGGATACAAGCCCTCGATCGACTTCGCCGAGGGCCTGCGTCGCACGGTGGCCTCGTTCGTCGAGGCCTGA
- a CDS encoding PEP-CTERM sorting domain-containing protein, whose product MILRSLRIGFLPLIALSLITSTGPPTRAAQVAATRASNTGYKISLFGINGKVLQNATGVNLAQYYSKISDSSQNGYNSAYGATGAGSGEFRTFNIDIRESLTSKFDYATVSNTSASALGDDHGGFLTPEYDRDMGKVGWLLANFSAGLVGGAGWTGTILGTLSEIQRAAALQAAVLAGGYGVNSFLIGGGTGLENLHVQLAVNALLDAAQGKSALAGFIDYRPQGNGSTAGFRNQDQAFAVPGSSVAAVPEPSTFAIAGLGALAFMGYGLRRRQAPAPTA is encoded by the coding sequence ATGATCTTGCGATCCTTGCGAATCGGCTTCCTGCCACTGATCGCTCTCTCCCTGATCACGTCCACGGGCCCGCCCACCCGCGCCGCCCAGGTCGCGGCGACGCGGGCTTCGAACACCGGCTACAAGATCTCGCTGTTCGGGATCAACGGGAAAGTGCTCCAGAACGCGACGGGTGTGAATCTCGCCCAGTATTATTCCAAGATCTCCGACTCCAGCCAGAACGGCTACAACTCCGCCTACGGCGCCACAGGGGCCGGCTCCGGCGAGTTCCGGACCTTCAATATCGACATTCGGGAGTCGTTGACCTCCAAGTTCGATTACGCCACGGTCTCCAACACGAGCGCCTCCGCGCTCGGCGACGACCACGGCGGCTTCCTCACGCCCGAGTACGACCGCGACATGGGGAAGGTCGGCTGGCTCCTGGCCAACTTCAGCGCGGGCCTCGTCGGAGGGGCCGGCTGGACGGGGACGATCCTCGGCACGCTGAGCGAAATCCAGCGGGCGGCCGCCCTCCAGGCGGCCGTGCTGGCGGGCGGCTACGGGGTCAACTCGTTCTTGATCGGCGGGGGCACCGGCCTTGAGAACCTCCACGTGCAACTTGCCGTGAACGCCCTGCTCGACGCGGCCCAGGGGAAGTCCGCGTTGGCCGGGTTCATCGACTATCGTCCGCAGGGTAACGGCTCCACGGCCGGTTTCAGGAACCAGGACCAGGCGTTCGCGGTCCCCGGCTCCAGCGTGGCGGCGGTCCCCGAACCCTCGACGTTCGCGATCGCGGGGCTCGGCGCCCTGGCGTTCATGGGCTACGGCCTCCGCCGTCGGCAGGCCCCCGCCCCGACGGCCTGA
- a CDS encoding nucleotide sugar dehydrogenase, which produces MTTKLPVLEKFRSGDVRVGVIGLGYVGMPLARAFIEKGVPVLGFDVDPVKVAKLREGVSYIGHIDSEVVRGMREKGFDATTDFGRLDEVDAVLICVPTPLSESRDPDLSYVVASARAIAARLRPGQLIVLESTTYPGTTRDVVLPILTEGGLQPGVDFLLAYSPEREDPGNPDFSAPTIPKVVGGFDEASREAASALYARIVVRVVPVSTLEIAEACKILENTYRAVNIALVNELKVLYDRMGVDVWEVIAAAKTKPFGFQAFYPGPGLGGHCIPIDPFYLSWVARKHGLSTRFIELAGEINTSMPAYVVGRIADALNDRSKPLRGSKVTILGMAYKKDVDDPRESPGFELMELLLNKGADVEYNDPHIPVLPTMRHYPNLRMSSRELTPDYVRSRDCLLVATDHSAYDWPRIVEQASLIVDTRDALRGVPSGRATILRA; this is translated from the coding sequence ATGACGACGAAGCTGCCGGTACTGGAAAAATTTCGGTCCGGCGACGTCCGGGTGGGCGTGATCGGGCTGGGATATGTGGGAATGCCGCTGGCGCGGGCGTTCATCGAGAAGGGCGTCCCCGTCCTGGGGTTCGACGTCGATCCGGTGAAGGTCGCCAAGCTTCGCGAGGGCGTCAGCTACATCGGCCACATCGACTCCGAAGTCGTGCGAGGGATGCGAGAAAAGGGGTTCGACGCCACGACCGACTTCGGGCGGCTGGACGAGGTCGACGCCGTGCTGATCTGCGTCCCGACGCCACTCAGCGAGTCCCGCGACCCGGACCTGAGCTACGTCGTCGCGTCCGCCCGCGCGATCGCCGCGCGGCTGCGGCCGGGGCAATTGATCGTGCTGGAGAGCACGACCTATCCGGGCACGACCCGGGACGTGGTGCTGCCGATCCTGACCGAAGGGGGGCTCCAGCCGGGCGTCGATTTCCTGCTCGCGTACAGCCCCGAGCGTGAGGACCCGGGCAATCCGGATTTCTCGGCGCCGACGATCCCCAAGGTGGTCGGCGGGTTCGACGAGGCGAGCCGGGAGGCGGCCTCGGCGCTCTACGCGCGGATCGTGGTCCGCGTGGTCCCGGTCTCGACGTTGGAGATCGCCGAGGCGTGCAAGATCCTGGAGAACACCTATCGCGCCGTCAACATCGCCCTGGTCAACGAGCTGAAGGTGCTGTACGACCGGATGGGGGTCGACGTGTGGGAGGTCATCGCGGCGGCGAAGACCAAGCCGTTCGGCTTCCAGGCGTTCTACCCCGGCCCCGGCCTGGGGGGGCACTGCATCCCGATCGACCCGTTCTACCTGTCGTGGGTGGCCCGGAAGCACGGCCTGTCGACGCGGTTCATCGAGCTGGCGGGCGAGATCAACACGTCGATGCCCGCTTACGTCGTCGGCCGGATCGCCGACGCGCTCAACGACCGCTCCAAGCCGTTGCGAGGGAGCAAGGTGACGATCCTGGGGATGGCCTACAAGAAGGACGTCGACGACCCTCGCGAGTCGCCGGGGTTCGAGCTGATGGAACTGCTCCTGAACAAGGGGGCGGACGTCGAATATAATGACCCCCACATCCCGGTCCTGCCGACGATGCGGCACTACCCGAACCTGCGGATGTCCAGCCGGGAGCTGACGCCCGACTACGTCCGTTCTCGGGACTGCCTGCTGGTCGCCACCGACCATTCGGCCTACGATTGGCCGCGGATCGTCGAGCAGGCCAGCCTGATCGTCGACACCCGCGACGCCCTCCGGGGCGTCCCCAGCGGCCGGGCGACGATCCTCCGGGCCTGA